From a single Cyclobacterium marinum DSM 745 genomic region:
- a CDS encoding GIY-YIG nuclease family protein codes for MNREAQEEELKPAQIVLAFFVMDQYYVYILYSELIDKFYVGQTVDIDKRLLFHNDSQRNNIWTKRGIPWVLKKAIPFNSRAEALKAEKFIKSQKSRKVILDIIQNGYNK; via the coding sequence GTGAATCGGGAAGCCCAAGAGGAGGAGCTAAAGCCAGCACAGATAGTGTTGGCTTTTTTCGTTATGGATCAGTATTATGTCTATATCTTATATTCTGAGTTAATCGATAAATTCTATGTTGGACAGACAGTGGACATCGACAAAAGACTCCTATTTCACAACGATTCTCAAAGGAATAACATCTGGACAAAAAGAGGGATACCCTGGGTACTCAAAAAAGCGATTCCCTTCAACTCTAGAGCAGAAGCATTGAAGGCTGAAAAATTTATAAAAAGTCAGAAATCTAGAAAAGTAATTTTAGATATTATTCAAAACGGATACAATAAATAA
- a CDS encoding GIY-YIG nuclease family protein, producing the protein MNREAQEEELKPAQIVLAFFVMDQYYVYILYSELIDKFYVGQTGDMDKRLLFHNDSQRNNIWTKRGIPWVLKKAILFNSRAEALKAEKFIKSQKSRKVILDIIQNGYNK; encoded by the coding sequence GTGAATCGGGAAGCCCAAGAGGAGGAGCTAAAGCCAGCACAGATAGTGTTGGCTTTTTTCGTTATGGATCAGTATTATGTCTATATCTTATATTCTGAGTTAATCGATAAATTCTATGTTGGACAGACAGGGGACATGGACAAAAGACTCCTATTTCACAACGATTCTCAAAGGAATAACATCTGGACTAAAAGAGGGATACCCTGGGTACTCAAAAAAGCGATTCTCTTCAACTCTAGAGCAGAAGCATTGAAGGCTGAAAAATTTATAAAAAGTCAGAAATCTAGAAAAGTAATTTTAGATATTATTCAAAACGGATACAATAAATAA
- a CDS encoding cytochrome-c peroxidase, with amino-acid sequence MFRKNLVIILTAVIISLIILNLFLDTKEFNEEVPSYINKDNTNFGYKISAEEIALGRVLFYDKQLSINNSISCSSCHKQEFAFSDTSNLSLGQNGGETGRHSMRLINTRFSMEEKFFWDERAATLEDQTSKPIQDHIEMGFSGIDGNPNIDSLIEKLEKIDYYQKLFTMAFGESEITEKKMQKALAQFVRSIQSFDSKYDVGRAAVNNNRKDFPNFSDSENRGKQLFMSNPIQNGAGCNRCHRAPEFAIGPNTLNNGVIGVPGDSTATDINITRAPTLRDLVNPQGGINGPFMHDASITSLSEVVNHYNKVPNNPGLDNRLRNAGGNLQLSASEKVDLVNFLLTLTGKKVYTSEKYANPFDPDNRFNLSELLSESVPESSPLD; translated from the coding sequence ATGTTTCGTAAAAATTTAGTAATTATCCTTACGGCTGTAATAATAAGCCTAATCATTTTAAATTTGTTTCTTGACACCAAAGAATTCAATGAAGAGGTACCTTCTTATATCAATAAAGACAATACCAATTTTGGATATAAAATATCAGCTGAAGAAATCGCTCTGGGAAGAGTCCTTTTTTATGACAAACAGTTGTCTATTAATAACTCCATTTCATGTAGCAGCTGTCATAAGCAGGAATTTGCATTTAGTGATACCTCCAATCTAAGTCTTGGACAAAACGGAGGTGAAACCGGAAGACATTCTATGCGGCTAATTAATACCCGTTTTTCAATGGAAGAGAAATTTTTTTGGGACGAAAGGGCTGCTACTTTAGAAGACCAAACTTCTAAACCAATACAAGACCATATTGAAATGGGCTTCAGTGGTATTGATGGAAACCCCAACATAGATTCTTTAATAGAAAAACTAGAGAAAATAGATTATTACCAGAAATTGTTTACTATGGCTTTTGGTGAAAGTGAGATCACTGAAAAAAAGATGCAAAAGGCCTTGGCACAGTTTGTAAGAAGCATTCAATCTTTTGATTCCAAGTACGATGTTGGCCGAGCAGCTGTAAACAACAACCGGAAAGATTTTCCGAATTTTTCTGATTCCGAAAACCGTGGCAAGCAACTGTTTATGAGCAACCCTATTCAAAATGGAGCCGGCTGCAATCGTTGCCACAGAGCTCCTGAATTCGCTATTGGCCCTAACACCTTGAACAATGGTGTAATTGGCGTTCCTGGAGACTCCACTGCCACTGACATCAATATAACTCGTGCCCCAACACTCAGGGATTTGGTTAATCCACAAGGGGGTATAAATGGGCCTTTCATGCATGATGCCAGTATTACAAGCTTAAGTGAGGTAGTCAATCATTATAATAAAGTGCCAAATAATCCGGGATTAGACAACAGACTGAGAAATGCAGGAGGAAATTTACAACTCTCCGCATCAGAAAAAGTAGACTTGGTAAACTTTCTACTTACACTTACAGGTAAAAAGGTTTATACTAGTGAAAAATACGCCAACCCTTTTGATCCTGACAACAGGTTTAACCTCTCTGAATTGCTTTCTGAATCAGTACCCGAATCCTCTCCCTTGGATTAA
- a CDS encoding SCO family protein, protein MSIRLRILVLLLPMISYGCGKKEVGTIPPPIAKKTKLPYFNAADFTPDWDTKSHRIPTFSFVNQNGKLITNETYKGKNYVANFFFTICPGICPKLTANMALLQEAYKNDPDLLLLSHSVMPWNDSVPVLKEYAIENGVDDSKWNLVTGSKEAIYNMARNGYFAEEDFTKTQDPETFIHTENFILVDKEGYIRGVYNGTLELDLERLKRHIKILKEEG, encoded by the coding sequence ATGTCAATTAGATTAAGAATACTGGTTTTACTATTACCAATGATATCTTACGGCTGCGGGAAAAAGGAAGTAGGTACTATCCCACCCCCCATAGCTAAAAAAACAAAGCTCCCCTATTTTAATGCTGCGGATTTTACTCCCGACTGGGACACAAAGTCACATCGAATCCCCACCTTTTCTTTCGTTAATCAAAATGGGAAACTGATTACCAATGAGACTTATAAAGGAAAAAATTATGTAGCCAATTTCTTTTTTACCATTTGTCCCGGAATATGTCCAAAACTTACGGCCAATATGGCCCTTCTTCAAGAGGCTTATAAAAATGATCCTGATCTATTGTTATTGTCCCACTCTGTTATGCCCTGGAATGACAGTGTTCCTGTCTTGAAAGAATATGCCATTGAAAATGGGGTAGATGATTCGAAGTGGAATTTGGTCACAGGTTCCAAAGAGGCCATTTACAATATGGCCAGAAATGGCTATTTCGCCGAGGAGGATTTTACAAAGACGCAGGATCCTGAAACCTTCATCCATACCGAAAACTTTATTCTCGTAGACAAAGAAGGGTATATCAGAGGTGTTTACAACGGCACCCTTGAGTTGGATTTGGAGCGACTAAAACGGCATATAAAAATTTTAAAAGAGGAAGGATAA
- a CDS encoding alpha-L-fucosidase: protein MKPPLDPKKPTEILIGLCLLLSIACSPSKKDLLLAPRSTYDIDKDDNQDSIRLKAAHVVPTENQYNALKDEFIGFVHFGPNTFTAKEWGSGMEDPTVFDLKELDTDQWCEAMKAAGMTKVIFTAKHHDGFVLWQSRYTTHGLMSTGFRNGKGDVLKDLAASCEKYGLDLGVYLSPADLYQIENPLGLYGNLSKKTKRTIPATVKGRPFENQTTFEFEVDDYNEYFLNQLFELLTEYGPIKEVWFDGAHPKRKGGQTYDYSSWKTLIRKLAPEAVIFGRQDIRWCGNESGQTRRIEWNVIPYQENPNQMNRFEDITGEEVAFLENLYTAKYLHYQPAETNTSIREGWFYRNDHEQGVRSADDVFDMYERAVGGNSIFLLNIPPNTQGLFPDRDVKVLKEVGKRIRNTYSKDLLIDAKGPKEVLDNDDQSFILLDQSKSFDVSLKAPIKMNRLVIQEAIKSHGERVAAFTLEALLEGEWKEIAHGYNIGYKNILRFPEVYTDKLRITVDEERYIPAINKVAAYYYETRPPQLTIERNLKGMISIAPKKVDFGWKTYEQDIAGSLNKDLSIRYTLDGSEPNSESNLYEGPFQLEHGEVKAVAFGKNDRGATAEAHFGAIKANWKIVNASSPEKNHEASKAIDGNKETYFKAKGSENGGQQLTVDLGTVLTITGFTYLPPSADKEGMIALGDIYYSSDGSNWQLLERFEFGNLINDPTLRRHDFKIPIKTRYIKLEAKRIAGSNTFAAIAELGLLIK from the coding sequence ATGAAACCACCTTTAGACCCAAAGAAGCCCACGGAAATCTTGATAGGCCTGTGCCTGCTCCTCTCTATTGCATGCAGTCCTTCTAAGAAGGACCTTTTATTAGCACCTAGATCAACTTATGACATTGACAAGGACGACAACCAAGACAGCATTCGTCTCAAGGCTGCCCATGTTGTACCGACAGAAAACCAATACAATGCGCTTAAAGATGAGTTTATTGGATTTGTTCATTTTGGCCCAAATACTTTTACGGCCAAAGAATGGGGTTCCGGCATGGAGGATCCTACCGTATTTGATTTAAAAGAACTTGATACGGACCAATGGTGCGAAGCAATGAAAGCTGCTGGCATGACCAAGGTGATCTTTACCGCCAAACATCATGATGGCTTTGTATTATGGCAATCAAGGTACACCACACATGGCCTGATGTCTACAGGTTTTAGAAATGGCAAAGGGGATGTACTGAAAGACCTCGCTGCCTCTTGCGAAAAATATGGGCTTGACCTTGGTGTATACCTTTCTCCTGCAGATTTGTACCAAATCGAAAACCCTTTGGGTCTGTATGGAAATCTTAGTAAAAAAACGAAAAGAACCATCCCTGCCACTGTCAAAGGAAGGCCATTTGAAAACCAAACTACTTTCGAATTTGAGGTAGATGATTATAACGAATATTTCCTTAATCAACTTTTTGAATTACTTACCGAGTATGGTCCTATAAAAGAAGTTTGGTTTGATGGCGCCCACCCAAAAAGAAAAGGAGGACAAACCTATGATTACTCCTCCTGGAAAACCTTAATCAGAAAACTAGCCCCGGAAGCTGTTATTTTTGGCAGACAAGACATTAGGTGGTGTGGCAACGAATCAGGGCAAACTCGAAGGATAGAATGGAATGTTATCCCTTATCAGGAAAACCCTAATCAGATGAATCGCTTTGAAGACATTACCGGGGAAGAAGTTGCTTTTTTGGAAAATTTATACACAGCTAAATATTTGCACTATCAACCTGCAGAGACAAATACTTCCATTAGAGAAGGCTGGTTTTACCGAAATGACCACGAACAAGGAGTAAGAAGTGCTGATGACGTTTTTGACATGTACGAAAGAGCTGTTGGTGGAAACTCAATCTTCCTTCTCAACATCCCCCCTAACACTCAAGGGCTTTTTCCTGATAGGGATGTAAAAGTACTTAAGGAAGTAGGCAAGAGAATAAGGAATACTTATAGTAAAGATTTATTAATTGATGCCAAAGGACCCAAAGAGGTTTTGGACAATGATGACCAAAGCTTTATTTTACTCGACCAATCAAAATCATTTGATGTTAGCTTGAAAGCCCCCATAAAAATGAATCGATTGGTTATCCAAGAAGCAATCAAATCTCATGGTGAAAGAGTGGCGGCCTTCACATTGGAGGCTTTACTTGAAGGGGAATGGAAAGAAATAGCACATGGATACAATATAGGTTATAAAAACATCCTCCGATTTCCTGAAGTATACACCGACAAGCTTCGGATTACAGTAGATGAAGAAAGGTATATCCCCGCCATCAATAAAGTGGCTGCTTACTATTATGAAACCCGTCCTCCACAATTAACCATTGAAAGAAACCTAAAAGGTATGATAAGCATTGCGCCAAAAAAAGTGGATTTTGGCTGGAAAACCTATGAACAAGATATTGCCGGAAGCCTGAATAAGGACCTAAGCATCAGGTACACCTTAGATGGAAGTGAGCCCAACAGCGAATCTAATTTGTATGAAGGACCTTTTCAATTGGAACATGGAGAAGTAAAGGCTGTAGCCTTCGGCAAAAATGATCGTGGAGCAACCGCCGAAGCTCACTTTGGGGCTATTAAAGCCAACTGGAAAATTGTAAATGCAAGTTCTCCTGAAAAGAATCACGAAGCTTCAAAAGCAATTGATGGCAATAAAGAAACTTACTTCAAAGCAAAAGGAAGTGAAAATGGCGGACAACAGCTTACGGTAGACTTAGGCACGGTCCTTACCATAACAGGTTTTACCTATTTACCACCTTCAGCGGACAAAGAAGGAATGATTGCCTTAGGAGATATTTATTATAGCTCAGATGGATCCAACTGGCAGTTACTGGAGCGTTTTGAATTTGGAAACCTTATCAATGACCCCACTTTGAGAAGACATGACTTTAAAATCCCTATAAAAACAAGATATATAAAACTTGAAGCCAAAAGAATTGCCGGAAGCAATACATTTGCTGCAATAGCAGAACTTGGACTATTGATAAAATAG
- a CDS encoding GIY-YIG nuclease family protein produces MNYSVYILYSHSTDRYYVGQSKNHLERFERHQSGRNKSTKAGIPWEIVHVEFFNDRSDAVRKERQIKNLGSRRYLERIQNY; encoded by the coding sequence ATGAATTACTCTGTATACATATTGTATTCGCATTCAACTGACCGGTATTACGTGGGGCAAAGTAAAAACCATTTGGAGCGCTTTGAGCGACATCAATCAGGCCGAAATAAATCTACTAAAGCTGGTATACCTTGGGAAATAGTTCATGTCGAATTTTTTAATGACCGTTCCGATGCAGTCCGAAAAGAACGTCAAATAAAAAATTTAGGAAGCCGAAGGTATCTTGAACGAATCCAAAATTATTAA
- a CDS encoding YHYH protein, with amino-acid sequence MSPSKKIVNNLIVIPSLFIGIFLACSNEMEDLEIEPISNDYDISPILTKFEGTGLSFEISGEKVIFTTQDLPNHTSPYWPSDNALYSEYNGNNPDYRKNPNTIASQNIVLTIPLYPSEASYHQPTPLGAIGISRNGVVFYNQYAGPDQPLTTEINSFDQWAGHPQMRGEYHYHIEPIYLTTTFGEDAFLGLLSDGFPVYGPVENDHVITNEDLDAYHGHFSVTVDFPEGIYHYHINNEDPYLNGNGFFGTPGSITK; translated from the coding sequence ATGAGTCCTTCAAAGAAAATTGTAAATAATCTGATCGTTATACCATCATTGTTTATTGGTATTTTCCTTGCGTGTTCCAATGAAATGGAGGATTTGGAAATTGAGCCAATATCAAACGATTATGACATCAGTCCCATTTTAACTAAATTTGAAGGAACGGGACTTTCATTTGAAATAAGTGGAGAGAAGGTAATTTTCACTACTCAGGATTTGCCCAACCATACAAGCCCATATTGGCCTTCAGACAATGCGCTGTATAGTGAATACAATGGCAATAATCCTGACTACAGGAAGAATCCAAATACAATTGCAAGCCAAAACATTGTCTTGACCATCCCTCTGTACCCATCAGAGGCAAGCTATCATCAGCCCACTCCTCTTGGAGCCATAGGTATTTCAAGAAATGGGGTTGTTTTCTATAATCAATATGCAGGACCTGATCAACCACTAACCACTGAAATTAATTCTTTCGATCAGTGGGCAGGCCACCCACAAATGCGTGGGGAATACCATTACCATATTGAACCGATCTATCTGACGACAACATTTGGTGAGGATGCATTTTTGGGTCTTTTGTCTGATGGCTTTCCTGTTTATGGTCCGGTAGAAAATGACCATGTCATTACCAACGAAGATTTGGATGCCTACCATGGCCATTTTTCAGTGACAGTAGATTTTCCAGAAGGCATTTATCATTACCATATCAACAATGAAGACCCCTATCTTAATGGGAATGGCTTTTTTGGAACCCCTGGAAGTATTACAAAATAA
- a CDS encoding toxin-antitoxin system YwqK family antitoxin, with the protein MTKINFYPALAVFLLILAVSCEYNNEALEVDAADPQLHLSNGMLYYKGMVFTGVLSSTYDNGNKRSAVHYTQGRKNGDETRWYPDGNIEASRVYSKGNKVGTHQGWWPNGQLKFIYEFNRHGEYNGSVTEWYFSGQKFMDFHYLDGKEEGSQKLWQEDGRIKANYVVKNGERFGLIGLKKCDPVQIQNNDVN; encoded by the coding sequence ATGACTAAAATTAATTTCTATCCGGCACTCGCGGTTTTCTTATTGATACTAGCCGTTTCTTGTGAATATAACAATGAAGCTCTGGAAGTGGATGCTGCTGACCCACAATTACATCTTAGTAATGGTATGCTTTATTATAAAGGAATGGTTTTTACCGGAGTATTGAGCAGCACCTATGACAATGGCAACAAAAGATCAGCAGTTCACTACACCCAAGGGCGGAAAAATGGTGATGAAACACGATGGTACCCTGACGGCAATATAGAAGCATCAAGAGTATATTCAAAAGGAAATAAAGTAGGTACACACCAAGGTTGGTGGCCAAATGGCCAGCTTAAGTTTATCTATGAATTCAACCGGCATGGAGAATACAATGGGTCAGTAACTGAGTGGTATTTTTCAGGCCAAAAGTTTATGGACTTTCATTATTTAGATGGAAAAGAAGAAGGAAGCCAGAAGCTCTGGCAAGAAGACGGCCGAATCAAAGCCAACTATGTTGTCAAAAATGGAGAAAGATTTGGCCTTATTGGGTTGAAAAAATGTGATCCGGTCCAAATACAAAACAACGATGTCAATTAG
- a CDS encoding GIY-YIG nuclease family protein: protein MVRAQEEELKPTQIVLAFFVMDQYYVYILYSELIDKFYVGQTVDIDKRLLFHNDSQRNNIWTKRGIPWVLKKAILFNSRAEALKAEKFIKNQKSRKVILDIIQNGYNK, encoded by the coding sequence TTGGTTCGAGCCCAAGAGGAGGAGCTAAAGCCAACACAGATAGTGTTGGCTTTTTTCGTTATGGATCAGTATTATGTCTATATCTTATATTCTGAGTTAATCGATAAATTCTATGTTGGACAGACAGTGGACATCGACAAAAGACTCCTATTTCACAACGATTCTCAAAGGAATAACATCTGGACTAAAAGAGGGATACCCTGGGTACTCAAAAAAGCGATTCTCTTCAACTCTAGAGCAGAAGCATTGAAGGCTGAAAAATTTATAAAAAATCAGAAATCTAGAAAAGTAATTTTAGATATTATTCAAAACGGATATAATAAATAA
- a CDS encoding LysR substrate-binding domain-containing protein, with product MAQQVVTVQLKNFQDQFPIPLTEVVERQLYVPDFGKEIANAAEKILHEVYAINYKTLAYNGQLSGRLKISIVSTGKYVMPYFLSGFIKQNEGVDLTMDVTNKSSVVGSLELNEVDFALVSVLPKKLKVNKIALMENKLFYVASNKLEIKKNLTKKKLFEQMPLIFREQGSATRNAMESFITKNNYSARKKMELTSNEAVKQAVISGLGCSIMPLIGIGNELSNKDLQIIPVKGLPLSTEWNLIWLKSKKLSPIALAYIEFLNKEKALIINEKFPWVNGFKLLP from the coding sequence TTGGCTCAACAGGTCGTTACTGTACAGCTAAAAAATTTTCAAGATCAATTTCCAATCCCTCTTACAGAGGTGGTTGAAAGACAACTTTATGTCCCTGATTTTGGAAAGGAGATCGCAAATGCTGCAGAAAAAATTCTCCATGAGGTTTATGCCATCAATTACAAAACACTGGCCTACAACGGGCAACTTTCCGGTCGGCTAAAAATCTCTATTGTTTCCACTGGAAAATATGTCATGCCCTATTTTTTATCAGGTTTTATAAAGCAAAATGAGGGGGTCGATTTGACAATGGACGTAACGAATAAATCGAGTGTGGTGGGAAGTTTAGAATTGAATGAGGTCGATTTTGCATTGGTTTCTGTACTTCCCAAAAAATTAAAGGTCAATAAAATTGCGCTGATGGAGAACAAACTCTTCTATGTCGCAAGTAATAAATTAGAAATAAAGAAAAACCTGACCAAGAAAAAACTTTTTGAACAAATGCCTCTCATCTTTAGAGAACAAGGCTCCGCAACACGAAATGCCATGGAATCCTTCATAACAAAAAACAACTATTCAGCCCGTAAAAAAATGGAGTTGACTTCCAATGAAGCAGTCAAACAAGCGGTCATTTCAGGATTAGGGTGTTCAATCATGCCGCTTATAGGCATAGGGAATGAATTAAGCAATAAAGACTTACAAATTATCCCTGTCAAGGGTCTACCATTAAGCACAGAGTGGAATTTAATTTGGCTTAAATCTAAGAAATTATCACCTATAGCTTTGGCCTATATTGAATTTTTGAACAAAGAAAAAGCGCTTATAATAAATGAAAAATTTCCTTGGGTAAACGGTTTTAAGCTATTACCATAG
- a CDS encoding GIY-YIG nuclease family protein, with protein sequence MNREAQEEELKPAQIVLAFFVMDQFYVYILYSELIDKFYVGQTGDIDKRLLFHNDSQRNNIWTKRGIPWVLKKAIPFNSRAEALKAERFLKGQKSRKVILDIIQNGYNK encoded by the coding sequence GTGAATCGGGAAGCCCAAGAGGAGGAGCTAAAGCCAGCACAGATAGTGTTGGCTTTTTTCGTTATGGATCAGTTTTATGTCTATATCTTATATTCTGAGTTAATCGATAAATTCTATGTTGGACAGACAGGGGACATTGACAAAAGACTCCTATTTCACAACGATTCTCAAAGGAATAACATCTGGACTAAAAGAGGGATACCCTGGGTACTCAAAAAAGCGATTCCCTTCAACTCTAGAGCAGAAGCATTGAAGGCTGAAAGATTTTTAAAAGGTCAGAAATCTAGAAAAGTAATTTTAGATATTATTCAAAACGGATATAATAAATAA
- a CDS encoding DUF6702 family protein, giving the protein MKRWIVSLVLVAWASLAQAHQPAISTVILAEKSDQSWILQIRSPLNSFEYVIKQNYGENSFASADEFKDLVINYLKENISIRFNGNYELLLQKGTVKLGHETNVFFQVTEVPEKINSLEVSNTSFKTINRNQSMFMVLGEGLDKDQFILNNENEHSAILKVDDNKLVQQEATLFLGLFQKETLNSSFNIWVLGVILALALIYSLQRMNIVPAKKSN; this is encoded by the coding sequence ATGAAAAGATGGATTGTAAGTCTTGTATTGGTTGCTTGGGCAAGTTTAGCGCAAGCCCATCAACCCGCCATTTCAACCGTAATTTTAGCTGAAAAATCAGATCAAAGTTGGATCCTTCAAATAAGATCTCCATTAAATTCCTTTGAATATGTAATCAAACAAAATTACGGAGAAAATTCATTTGCTTCGGCAGACGAGTTTAAAGACTTGGTTATTAATTATTTAAAAGAGAATATTTCCATTCGTTTCAATGGGAATTATGAACTACTTCTCCAAAAAGGAACAGTAAAGTTAGGCCATGAAACCAATGTGTTTTTTCAGGTGACAGAAGTTCCAGAAAAAATAAACTCACTAGAAGTAAGCAACACTAGTTTCAAAACCATCAATCGGAACCAAAGTATGTTTATGGTTTTGGGAGAAGGGCTGGACAAAGACCAATTTATACTAAATAATGAAAATGAGCATTCGGCCATTCTAAAAGTAGATGACAATAAACTTGTACAGCAAGAGGCCACTCTTTTTTTAGGCCTGTTCCAAAAAGAAACCCTCAATTCAAGTTTTAATATTTGGGTTTTAGGAGTAATCCTTGCTTTGGCATTAATCTATTCCTTACAAAGGATGAACATCGTACCGGCAAAAAAATCCAATTAA
- a CDS encoding fibronectin type III domain-containing protein yields MAQVIEIKPYLQDVEPNSAIVMWQTSEGEESIVEWGTSPNLSNTASGTAEAINFDKVQVHTVKITGLDRFTEYYYRVRTGDVVSDIFQFKTPPFSNDGEDFKMVAMSDMQYDHNQPDKFSEVVNEGVISYLEKEFGGSLPDNLAMVLIPGDLVQTGSKFYQWKDHFFNPAEKLFSEVPVYPVPGNHERNSVYYFKYFSLPENGTPAYAEHWWYKDYGNTRVIGLDSNDGYRDLREQLDWLKELLADTEKDDNIDFVFAQLHHPFKSELWIPGEEDFTGKIVTELEQFSTKTGKPSIHFFGHTHGYSRGQSRDHKHLWINVASAGGAIDNWGEFEGRDYDEFTVTQDEYGFVMVSVDGNRKDPKFTIKRISRGNTIAHRENELRDSITVWRKERKPSAPEALSPSGEGVSIKGAVLKAGEFNSEFTGTFHAASHWQVSKSEDFENLAYESWQQFENWYYKENRQKDDDLTDEKTERLNPNTTYYWRVRYRDQNLNWSDWSNVRTFKTE; encoded by the coding sequence ATGGCACAGGTAATTGAGATTAAGCCCTATCTACAAGATGTAGAACCAAATTCTGCCATAGTAATGTGGCAAACTTCAGAGGGAGAGGAAAGTATTGTGGAATGGGGGACAAGTCCTAATCTAAGCAATACTGCTAGCGGAACAGCTGAGGCAATCAATTTTGATAAGGTTCAGGTTCATACTGTTAAAATCACCGGTCTAGATCGTTTTACTGAATATTATTACCGTGTTCGAACAGGAGATGTGGTCTCTGATATCTTTCAATTTAAAACACCTCCTTTTTCTAATGACGGTGAAGATTTTAAGATGGTGGCCATGAGTGATATGCAATATGACCACAATCAACCTGATAAATTTAGTGAAGTGGTGAACGAAGGAGTTATCAGTTACCTTGAAAAAGAGTTTGGTGGATCTTTGCCGGACAATTTGGCCATGGTACTTATTCCGGGTGATTTGGTGCAAACAGGATCTAAATTTTATCAGTGGAAAGATCACTTTTTTAATCCGGCAGAGAAATTATTTTCTGAAGTGCCCGTATATCCTGTACCGGGTAATCATGAACGGAATTCAGTGTATTACTTTAAGTATTTCAGTTTGCCAGAGAATGGTACTCCGGCCTATGCAGAACACTGGTGGTACAAAGATTATGGCAACACACGTGTAATTGGTTTGGATTCAAATGATGGTTACAGGGATTTAAGGGAACAACTTGATTGGCTAAAAGAACTACTTGCAGACACAGAGAAAGACGACAATATCGATTTTGTTTTTGCTCAATTGCATCATCCTTTTAAATCCGAACTATGGATTCCCGGCGAAGAGGATTTTACAGGGAAAATTGTGACAGAATTGGAACAGTTTTCCACCAAGACCGGGAAACCTAGTATCCACTTTTTTGGGCATACGCACGGCTATTCAAGAGGACAGTCTAGGGACCACAAGCACCTTTGGATCAATGTTGCTTCAGCTGGCGGAGCGATAGATAACTGGGGCGAATTTGAAGGAAGGGACTACGATGAATTTACGGTTACCCAAGATGAATACGGCTTTGTAATGGTATCAGTAGATGGAAACAGAAAAGACCCTAAGTTTACCATTAAGCGTATCAGTAGAGGTAATACGATAGCGCATAGGGAAAATGAACTGAGGGATAGCATTACCGTATGGAGAAAAGAGCGCAAACCATCCGCTCCCGAAGCTCTTTCTCCTTCTGGAGAGGGCGTTTCTATAAAGGGTGCTGTTTTGAAAGCTGGAGAATTTAATAGCGAATTTACAGGCACCTTTCATGCCGCTTCCCATTGGCAGGTGTCAAAATCAGAGGATTTTGAAAATCTAGCTTATGAGAGCTGGCAACAATTTGAAAACTGGTATTATAAAGAAAATCGACAAAAGGACGATGACTTAACCGATGAAAAAACGGAGCGACTCAATCCAAATACTACTTATTATTGGAGGGTTCGCTATCGGGATCAAAACCTGAATTGGAGTGATTGGTCCAATGTGCGTACCTTTAAAACAGAATAG
- a CDS encoding GIY-YIG nuclease family protein, with protein sequence MDREGSLVRLSRDQSESGSPRGGAKASTDSVGFFVMDQYYVYILYSELIDKFYVGQTGDIDKRLLFHNDSQRNNIWTKRGIPWVLKKAIPFNSRAEALKAEKFIKSQKSRKVILDIIQNGYNK encoded by the coding sequence GTGGACCGGGAAGGGTCCTTGGTTCGCCTGTCCCGAGATCAAAGTGAATCGGGAAGCCCAAGAGGAGGAGCTAAAGCCAGCACAGATAGTGTTGGCTTTTTCGTTATGGATCAGTATTATGTCTATATCTTATATTCTGAGTTAATCGATAAATTCTATGTTGGACAGACAGGGGACATCGACAAAAGACTCCTATTTCACAACGATTCTCAAAGGAATAACATCTGGACTAAAAGAGGGATACCCTGGGTACTCAAAAAAGCGATTCCCTTCAACTCTAGAGCAGAAGCATTGAAGGCTGAAAAATTTATAAAAAGTCAGAAATCTAGAAAAGTAATTTTAGATATTATTCAAAACGGATACAATAAATAA